From Eptesicus fuscus isolate TK198812 chromosome 13, DD_ASM_mEF_20220401, whole genome shotgun sequence, the proteins below share one genomic window:
- the LOC129151262 gene encoding olfactory receptor 5F1-like, giving the protein MTQTNYTLVTEFILLGLTDTLELQIILFVLFFLIYTLTVCGNVGMILLIRADSRLHTPMYFFLANLSFVDVCCTSNTTPKMLVDLFSEKKTISFAGCFLQLYFFIALATTECILFGLMAYDRYVAICNPLLYPLVMTRTVCLKMAAGAFAAGLLNSMVNTSYVSSLPFCSSNVIHHFFCDSPPLFKLSCSDTRLNESIFSTFAGVNLVGVLLVILTSYCYILYSIFRMHSGEGRHKAFSTCVSHLTAIFLFYSTSIYTYLRPTSSYSLGQDKVVSVFYTAVIPMLNPLVYSLRNKDVKKALYNVLTRKRIPVFL; this is encoded by the coding sequence atgacCCAAACAAATTATACTTTGGTGACGGAGTTCATCCTGCTGGGATTAACAGACACTCTGGAGCTACAGATTATTCtctttgtgcttttttttctcatttacacaCTGACAGTTTGTGGAAATGTTGGGATGATCCTCTTAATCAGGGCTGATTCCAGACTCCACACACCCATGTATTTCTTCCTGGCTAACCTGTCCTTTGTGGACGTTTGTTGTACCTCTAACACCACCCCAAAGATGCTGGTGGatttattttcagagaagaaaaccaTCTCCTTTGCTGGCTGCTTTCTGCAGCTGTACTTCTTTATCGCCTTGGCCACAACTGAATGCATCCTCTTTGGCTTAATGGCCTATGACCGGTATGTGGCCATATGCAACCCTCTACTGTACCCCTTGGTCATGACCAGGACCGTCTGCCTTAAAATGGCAGCAGGGGCTTTTGCAGCGGGACTGTTGAACTCCATGGTGAACACAAGTTATGTCAGCAGCCTGCCATTCTGCAGTTCCAATGTCATCCACCACTTCTTCTGTGACAGCCCTCCACTCTTTAAGCTCTCGTGTTCTGACACACGCCTGAATGAAAGCATCTTTTCCACTTTTGCTGGAGTGAACCTGGTGGGGGTTTTGCTAGTCATCCTCACCTCTTACTGCTACATTCTCTATTCCATCTTTCGTATGcattcaggggaggggaggcacaaAGCTTTCTCAACGTGTGTCTCTCACCTGACAGCTATATTTCTGTTCTATTCTACCTCCATCTATACTTATCTGAGACCTACATCCAGCTACTCCCTGGGTCAGGACAAAGTGGTCTCTGTTTTCTACACTGCAGTGATCCCCATGTTGAACCCCCTAGTCTACAGTCTCAGGAATAAGGATGTAAAGAAGGCTTTGTATAATGTACTTACCAGGAAAAGGATCCCTGTATTTCTGTGA